The proteins below come from a single Cryptococcus gattii WM276 chromosome D, complete sequence genomic window:
- a CDS encoding arginase, putative (Similar to TIGR gene model, XP_570161.1~Putative agmatinase 1 precursor (Agmatine ureohydrolase) (AUH)), giving the protein MYNRLGVSILLMAAASVVLGKSQEGGGYSQQLDPWNDEFANTPDLSFSGVASFAHLPHKRCLDVKDAAFDIALLGVPFDSAVSFRPGARFGPYALRSGSRRQRPDRGYSSRLGVNPYSGDLSILDCGDVPVTPFDPATAIKQINSAYRSLLHHPVESPEKMQTLNMQRGLDGNMHPRIISLGGDHTIVLPILDAVHEIYGPVSVIHFDAHVDTWNPHRYVGSVSVQADVNHGTFFWHAYEKGFIKPNSSIHAGIRTRFGGPQDLEDDVTAGFDLIHTFDLDDFGIDWISEKIKTRIGGGPVVISLDVDVMDPAFVPATGTPESGGWTSRELRRILHSLCGLNIVALDIVELSPAYDTNAEISAIAAADMVYDFLSILALGVEHREDAVSGTSALKDEL; this is encoded by the exons ATGTACAACCGGTTGGGCGTCTCCATTCTTCTTATGGCAGCTGCATCAGTTGTACTAGGCAAGAGTCAAGAAGGCGGCGGTTATAGCCAACAGCTCGACCCTTGGAACGACGAATTTGCGAACACTCCCGACCTGAGTTTCAGTGGAGTAGCAAGCTTTGCCCATCTTCCACATAAAAGATGCTTGGACGTCAAGGATGCAGCATTTGATATTGCTTTACTAGGGGTGCCTTTTGACTCTGCTGTTTCGTTCCGACCAG GCGCGAGGTTTGGACCATACGCTTTGAGAAGTG GCTCACGAAGGCAGCGACCTGATCGTGGCTACAGTAGCAGGTTAGGGGTTAACCCATACTCAGGTGATCTCTCCATT CTTGATTGTGGAGATGTTCCTGTCACTCCATTCGATCCTGCAACTGCCATAAAGCAAATCAACTCAGCGTACCGATCATTGCTCCATCATCCTGTTGAATCGCCAGAAAAGATGCAAACCCTTAACATGCAGAGAGGTCTCGATGGAAATATGCACCCCCGAATCATTAGTTTGGGCGGCGATCATACAATT GTTCTTCCTATCCTCGATGCTGTTCATGAAATCTATGGACCAGTCTCCGTTATTCATTTTGATGCTCATGTCGACACATGGAACCCACACAGATATGTTGGTAGTGTCTCGGTCCAGGCTGACGTTAACCACGGGACATTCTTTTGGCACGCGTACGAGAAAGGTTTCATAAAGCCTAATTCATCTATTCACGCTGGCATAAGGACCCGCTTTGGG GGGCCTCAAgatttggaagatgatgtgACTGCCGGATTTGACCTTATCCATACTTTTGATCTGGATGACTTTGGAATCGACTGGATCTCAGAGAAGATTAAAACCAGAATCGGTGGTGGACCGGTCGTGATTAGCCTTGACGTCGATGTCATGGATCCTGCCTTTGTACCTGCTA CTGGCACCCCGGAGTCCGGTGGATGGACTTCTCGAGAGCTTCGTAGAATTCTTCATTCACTTTGTGGACTCAATATCGTAGCGTTAGACATTGTGGAACTTTCTCCTGCTTACGATACCAATG CCGAGATATCGGCCATTGCTGCAGCGGACATGGTGTACGATTTTTTGTCTATCCTCGCTCTCGGTGTAGAGCATCGCGAAGACGCCGTCAGTGGGACTAGCGCATTAAAGGATGAGCTGTGA